AAAACTACAAGAatccatttttttctatttggAATATAGTCTAATTGGACCTTTAAACTAATTCAGATTTAATCCACCTTCTCTATTTCTTATTCCACGGAAGATCATATTCAAATTGATGTGCAAGGAATAAATACTACTCTTTTCCTTTTGACTAATTCAAATTTAATCGACCTCTTTTTCTATTTGGAAAAGTCTACGACATACTCCCCTCTGTCACATTAAAAATGaagcatttttctttttgtattattccattaaaaatgaatcGTTTTCTAAATTGAAACAAttatatctctactttttcatctctttaaCTTTACTCTCCCCTCACTgactcacaaaacaatactacataAATTCCCGTGCCGATTtccaaatatttcatatttaatgagaCAAAgtgagtagtattatttaattggatCCATTAAACAAGAATTATGGGTATATAGGATTTGAACATATGATATCGAGTTTTGGAGATCCACGTTCTACCAAATTGAACCAAGAATATTTTCTTATCAGaataaaaaaatgtacaaaatagatttttaaataaaaacgaacccatatttattttgtattcatATAAgctataataataatttcataaaaaaaactattccATGCAAACGCAATTTGAACTGATCTATGTTGATTCCTCATTACCGCTCAAAGGGCCAGTAAGGATGACAGAAAATGAACTAAGATCAAACATGGGATAACATAAAACTCTGACCAAAGCAGATTTCAAAGACACTGTTTGTTGAATTTCCAAGTAATGGAAAATCAACCCTCACAGAAATTATTAACAACAATGATCTCAATCAGGCTGGTTAGTGATGAACACAACCCCACAGCCTGACTAAGCTAAAACTGATGTTCCATAACAATAAAACAAGAGAGGCGACTGAAAAACTATGCTACATAATGTGAAGCAAACATAATCCCTTCTTTCCCAACTCTTCACTGCTTTCCAAGGATGGTGGTCTCCGCAATCATTGAGGTGACGACGTAAGGGTCCATGTTGGAAGCCGGCCTCCTGTCCTCGAAGTAGCCCTTGCCATCTTTCTCCGTGTCACGCCCCACACGGATGGATGCACCACGGTTAGCAACACCCTGTGCACACACATTTTCACATGATCAtcattgatttaaaaaaaagattctGATTGATGTTATTAAAATAAATGCTAAGAGTTTTTACCCATTTGAAGGTGTTGATGTCAGCCGTCTCGTGTTTGCCAGTGAGGCGACGCTCGTTGCCCTCCCCGTAGGCAGCAATGTGCTCCTTGTGCCTCAGCCCGAGCTTCTCGATGGCCTTCTTGATGACTTCATAGCCTCCTTCCTCCCTCATGGACTTGGTGCTGCAAGAGTGTTTACGGAGATAAGTAAATAATCGAGCCTTGAACGAGAACACAAGTTTGCATCGACGGGATTAAGAGCATTTACCTGTAGTTGGTGTGTGCACCAGCACCATTCCAGTCACCCTGGTGACACAAAAGATAAGAATCACAGCTATACTAAtgtaaacaataaaaatatttactaaAGAAACTGAATTCACCTCGATGGGCTTGGGGTCGAAGGACACAACGACTCCAGCAATCTCGGTGATCCTCTGCCAAGATTGGAAAACATGTTTTAGCACTAGCAGTGAAGAGTTACATATGCACCATATCGAAACGAATCAATACCTCCAATATGTAACGAGCTATCCAAACCTCGTCTCCAGCTGAAATGCCAACAGATGGTCCGACTTGGAATTCCCACTGCAGAAACATCGGTCATCATCTTTGCATTTTCGATAAccaacacaaaaaaaaacacttttATTGCTCCAAACTTTACCTGGCCAGGCATCACTTCTCCGTTGATCCCACTGATGTTGACGCCGGCATAAAGGCAGGCCTTGTAGTGTGCATCAACGATGTCACGCCCAAAGGCCTTGTCAGCTCCAATCCCACAGTAATAAGGTCCCTATAAATATAAGTCCATCTAAATCAAACTATAATCCAACAATGGAGAAGAACATACTAATTACATTCACAACAAATTGAATAACTCTAACAAGAAGTGATCAAGGAACAAGAAAGGAATTTGGAGGGATCGTGACCTGAGGTCCGGGGAAGCCACCAACGGGCCATCCAAGAGGCCACTTAACTTCCTTCTTCAGCAGCGTGTATTCTTGCTCGATACCATACCTATAACATGATCAAAGATCCAAACATATTTAGCGTTTCTAGCAAAAGGAATCAATGAATCATGTAGATGAAAAAGAAATTATGATAATACCATGGAACCTCGGCAACAACATCAGCATGGCTGAAAATCTCAGCTGCCTTGTGCCGGTTGTTCGTTGGAATAGGCTCACCAGCAGGCGTGTACACATCACAGATGACCTGCAAGCaagaaaacacaaaatattaaGCAAAATTCAATCTaaaaaactagaaaaaaaaaacacaaatttgTTAGGCAGAAAAACAGCTAACCAGAATGTTGTTTCCCCTCCTAAATGGATCCCTGAAAATTGCCTGGGGACTGTTTCACCACACAATAAATTCTTAATTACATAACTTATcctcaaaaaataatttttttgaaataaaaaaacaaagaaacatACTATAGGATCACTTCACTGTCCTCTCCGGGGGCTTGGCCTGTGCTAGATCCGTCGTAGTTCCACTTGGGGAGCTGAGAAGGATCGCTAACCGGTCCGGGAAGGGTCTGCATACACCAAACAACTTATGTcactaaaatttatttaaatcaaGAGGAAatacacaataaaaaaaacaagagtAAAATTAGATCATCACCCTAGCTTTGCTTCTGAGGTCCATACCAGAGCCACCAATCCTGCCAAATATTTTCCATCAGcaatttaaatcaaaataaataagcTACAAAGATCTTGGTGAAAATCAATGAATTTGTATAAACAGTGGAGATGGATTGATTAGTCCATTTAATTTTTTACAGATCAGAGCCCAAAATAGACCATTTCATCTCACTTTTGAATTTCccattaaaacatactaacaaaAGATTCTATCTTTTTTCTGATCTCAAGCTTCAAATGAACATTTCTTGATAGTTTTAAAAAAGGAATCTTTACAGTGAAAGATCCAGATTCTTGTTTCCTTAAACCAAAAACAGAGCAACATTAATCACTGAGAAAACAAAGAAAGAAATCAAACAGGTAA
This DNA window, taken from Salvia splendens isolate huo1 chromosome 18, SspV2, whole genome shotgun sequence, encodes the following:
- the LOC121777473 gene encoding glutamine synthetase cytosolic isozyme-like: MSLLTDLINLDLSESTEKIIAEYVWIGGSGMDLRSKARTLPGPVSDPSQLPKWNYDGSSTGQAPGEDSEVILYPQAIFRDPFRRGNNILVICDVYTPAGEPIPTNNRHKAAEIFSHADVVAEVPWYGIEQEYTLLKKEVKWPLGWPVGGFPGPQGPYYCGIGADKAFGRDIVDAHYKACLYAGVNISGINGEVMPGQWEFQVGPSVGISAGDEVWIARYILERITEIAGVVVSFDPKPIEGDWNGAGAHTNYSTKSMREEGGYEVIKKAIEKLGLRHKEHIAAYGEGNERRLTGKHETADINTFKWGVANRGASIRVGRDTEKDGKGYFEDRRPASNMDPYVVTSMIAETTILGKQ